CCGTCCTTTGATGGTGGTGTGCACATAATAATCTTTTCAACGCCTGCCACTTTTGCAGGAATTGCATTCATCAAAACTGATGAAGGATATGCCGCTTTCCCACCGGGCACGTAAATGCCTGCAGTTGAAACCGGAATAAGTTTCTGACCTGTCAAGATGCCTTCCTTTTCTTCATAAATCCATCCTGACCTCAACTCCCTCATATGAAAGCGCTTAATTCTATCTGCGGCAGTCTTCATAATAGAGAAAAGGTCCTTGGATACTTCACCTGAAATTTTCTTTCTTTCTTTCTCAGAAAGTTTTATTCTTTTTTTCTTGTCTAATGTCACACCATCAAAAAGCTCAGTATATTTTATAAGCGCTTTATCTCCCTTCTTTTTCACTTCCTCTACAACTTCTGCAACTTTCTTTTCTATTTCCGGATTGGCATCTACTTTTCTTTCTTTTAATCTTCTCAAAAATCTCTTGGCATTTGTGGTGCCCGCTTCTATTATTTTCAATTTTAACCTCCAATTAGTGTATTGTTTCCTTAGCTACACCCTTATGCAGGAATGCGTTTTATCTTAGCTCCAATTTTTGACAACTTCCCCTCGATATTTTCATATCCCCTGTCAATATGATAAACCCTTGAAAGGACTGTCTCTCCTTCTGCGGCTAACCCTGCTAAGATTAAACTTGCACTTGCCCTTAAATCTGTTGCCATTACAGGAGCACCTTTCAATTTTTCTATGCCCTTTACAACTGCTGTATGTCCGTCAATCTTTATATCTGCTCCCATACGCATCAATTCTGCTACATGCATAAATCTATTTTCAAAGACAGTCTCTGAAATAACGCTTACTCCATTAGCTATAGTCATCAATGCCATAAACTGCGCCTGCATATCAGTAGCAAATCCGGGATAAGGAGAAGTTTTTATGTCAGCCGAAATTATCTCACCGTTTCCTTTGACTTCAATGGTGTTCTCATATTCATTAATTTCAATTCCTGTCTCTCTTAGTTTCTCTAGGACAGTTGTGCTATGGGATGGAATACAGTTTTTTATTACAATTTCACTTCCAGTGATCGCAGCCGCAATTATAAAAGTTCCTGTTTCAATTCTATCAGGAATTACAGACCATTCGAAAGGGCTGAGAGTAGATTTCCCCTTGATTTTGATTGTTTCTGTTCCTTCACCGTCGATTTCAGCCCCCATTTTTTTCAATATATTGCATAAATCCACAATCTCCGGTTCTTTAGCGGCGTTCTCAATTATCGACTCCCCTTCTGCCAGTGAAGATGCCATCAGGACATTTGCTGTGCCTGTCACAGTAACGATATCAAATGGAATCCTACAGCCTCTCAATT
Above is a genomic segment from Candidatus Schekmanbacteria bacterium containing:
- the murA gene encoding UDP-N-acetylglucosamine 1-carboxyvinyltransferase; protein product: MDKIVIEGGYKLSGEVEISGAKNSALPAMAASLLAKGKSVIRNVPRLRDIDTFKLLLEHLGAKVEWIEQNSIEIDTSDINCFEAPYDLVRKMRASILVLGPLIAKYNSARISLPGGCAIGARPVNLHIKGMECLGADIELEDGYIDAKADKLRGCRIPFDIVTVTGTANVLMASSLAEGESIIENAAKEPEIVDLCNILKKMGAEIDGEGTETIKIKGKSTLSPFEWSVIPDRIETGTFIIAAAITGSEIVIKNCIPSHSTTVLEKLRETGIEINEYENTIEVKGNGEIISADIKTSPYPGFATDMQAQFMALMTIANGVSVISETVFENRFMHVAELMRMGADIKIDGHTAVVKGIEKLKGAPVMATDLRASASLILAGLAAEGETVLSRVYHIDRGYENIEGKLSKIGAKIKRIPA